Genomic segment of Pochonia chlamydosporia 170 chromosome 1, whole genome shotgun sequence:
TCGTGTGTTGGCGTCTTGTGCATGCGACCGACCATAACTGCATTGCTGGCTGGCAGTTATTGGCATATGAAGCGCGAGCAGGCCTCCCCGCGATGAGTGGTCTTGTGGACGACAGCTAGCGCCAATTGTTTGGACTAATATTCCAAAATGTCACCTTTCTTTGGATGCTGGGTGGCATGCTCGAGgtagctggctggctgggggtTTGAGACAGTTGGATTAGGCTAAAGTAGTGCGAACTTCTTCGATGGTCTTAGCCCCTTGTGAGGATCCTGGACTGGAAGCAAGTGAATGATATATTAAGGTCTTTTCATTTGTTGGGGGCCTTCACACCATGTATTTGATGACAGGGGACAGAGAGTGCAGTAgtgttgagttgggttgcAACTCGATCTATAACCTGCAGCATTCGGGGGTTTAATCAGTTCCTCCACGTTATCACGAGAATGGACTAATAATGTCAGATGAGAGGTTTGTCAAGTTGATCGGAATTTTCGTATGTGGAACTCTGCTTGTTGACGTCGAGTCTGCAACTTAGGTCCTAGCTCATAGCACGAGATTCAATATGATCCGAAAGGAACCGGCAATCCTTCAATCTAACATACCCTCCTCATATCCTTGGCCGGGAATAGTTCAGTCACAGATCATCAGAGCCCAAGACTTTTTGGGCGTCGTTGTTGTCGATCCGACGTTCCCCGGCAATCCATCAAGACTCAGCAgaaacaacaacagcaaaatATAATACACAAGTATTGACTCCATTCAGGCTATGGAGACACCCGCACAAGAATGGATGTCCTTGCGACAGGGCACAAGAATCCCGCCGAAGACATTCCGCCAAGCGCAAAGACAAGCTTCTTTAGTGGCTTCACCCAAAACGCGAGAATCTCAAAGTTTCCGATCAAGGGCTGTACTCCACGGCCAGAGGAGATTCCTCGTCCCTGTCTCGTAGCTACTCGATGCTTGCCGCCGAGACTCCCCGTCTGCACCCCATGGGGAACCAACTTAGTCTCGGCTTCAACCCGGGACTTTTATGCATGTTGTGCAGCAACCATTCTATTCTTCCTGTATTACTGGCTGGACTTGGTGCTGAATTCTTCCTTGGGGAAGCTCGATATATCTTTACTGGGATTACGTCTGGGACTTGGGAGTTTGGTTCCCAACCACATGACTGCTCACAAGATGATAGGTCCTTGATACAAGATTCCTGTTGGATGTGTCGCTTTTGCGTAATCATGGCTTTTAAAACACCAATAGGGTATTATTGTAGGTTTTGTAGTTCTAATTAGAGTGCGGACCACGTTGCGGGTATTCTGCGACAAAAATACATTTATCCCCAAAAGTATGATAACAAAGGAGTAAACCTAAATGATGCAAATTATAGCCCATTTGTTTTAACTATATATATCCCTGGTGAATTCCGTCCATCTTTGCTCTTTTTGATACACATCGTGTCGCTCTCCCACACACCCTTGTTGATTATCAAGAGCTTCAACTTCGTATATTCGTtgttcaacaccatggtGTCCACGCAATATAAGTTGGCCGTTGCCTTCATCTCAGCCCTCCTTCCGGGCTCTCTCGCACAGTTATTCACAGTCAACTGTGCGCCGTTGACGTTCTACCGTGGAGATCCCATCATCTTCCCTGGCGTCATCTCGCCTCATGTGCATGCTATTGTTGGCGGCACCAGGTTTGCTCTTAGCTTGACCAACGAACaggctgccaatgccaaggCTACAACTTGTGACAAGTCTCTTGATAAGAGCAACTACTGGCAGCCTCAGCTGTACCATCAGAGACGAGATGGAAAGTTTGAAATGGTAGAGATGCAGGGTATTGTGAGTGCCGCTCTCATCATGTGCTAGGAACTTAGTAGTTTCGATACTAATATGTATACCTTGTCCAGGCTGCCTATTACATTGCTCGAGCTTGTGACTACGCTCCTGGTAGGCAGAACTGCGATGGTGCTCCTCATGCCAAGGCTCCGCCAAAGGGACTTCGCATGGTTGTTGGAAATCCAACGCTCAGGTACGGACCTGGTGACCTGTCTCGATATTGCAACGCTGACTTCTGACTGTGGAACAGGACTTACAACCAGTCAAACCCTGAGCAGAGAGCTATTTCACACGTTTGCTTGGGCGCCAACTCCGGAGATACGCCACACTTGCCAACGAAGCAGTGCGATCGAATGA
This window contains:
- a CDS encoding WSC domain-containing protein (similar to Beauveria bassiana ARSEF 2860 XP_008594480.1), which encodes MVSTQYKLAVAFISALLPGSLAQLFTVNCAPLTFYRGDPIIFPGVISPHVHAIVGGTRFALSLTNEQAANAKATTCDKSLDKSNYWQPQLYHQRRDGKFEMVEMQGIAAYYIARACDYAPGRQNCDGAPHAKAPPKGLRMVVGNPTLRTYNQSNPEQRAISHVCLGANSGDTPHLPTKQCDRMRAETFFPSCWNGRDLDSSDHKSHVAFPAIGDYNTGVCPQSHPIAILSVFFEFFYNTGAVKDFNRWVWAMGDPTGYGLHGDFLNGWADQGALDRAIDTCTGPNGVNDAGCSLNVGPDGPGHASPQPVEVAPPKEEIGFNGPLDTLPGNNPVTGQPVQG